One Bacillota bacterium DNA segment encodes these proteins:
- the mnmA gene encoding tRNA 2-thiouridine(34) synthase MnmA: protein MGKSKKKVVVAMSGGVDSSLAAALLVRQGYDVIGVTMRLWAEPGAEQENTERSCCSLAAVEDARRVAARLGIPFYVLNFEEEFEKRVVRYFASEYERGRTPNPCIRCNEEMKFGLLLMRARELGADYIATGHYARIRYDENRGRYLLKRAEDRRKDQTYVLYGLSQEQLASTLMPLGDFTKDRTRRLAAELGFDWVARKSESQEICFIPDDDYRRFLETYSPGVARPGRIVDSSGKVLGIHRGIGFYTIGQRKGLGITASEPLYVIDIDAATNTLIVGTVREAFSEGLIATQVNWIAISELNAPLRAEVKIRYTAEPVWAIVSPYADLPADSGNRDSEGHHTHRIKVTFEEPQRSVTAGQSAVLYSGDVVLGGGIIEKRL from the coding sequence ATGGGAAAGAGCAAGAAAAAAGTCGTTGTCGCCATGAGCGGAGGGGTCGATAGTTCCCTAGCCGCCGCGCTTCTTGTGAGGCAAGGATATGACGTCATAGGCGTGACAATGAGGCTATGGGCCGAACCAGGAGCTGAACAGGAGAATACCGAGAGAAGTTGCTGTTCGTTGGCCGCAGTGGAGGACGCGAGACGGGTGGCGGCCAGGCTCGGCATTCCTTTCTATGTGCTCAATTTCGAAGAGGAATTCGAGAAGAGGGTCGTCAGATACTTTGCCTCTGAGTACGAGAGGGGACGGACTCCAAACCCATGCATACGATGCAACGAGGAGATGAAATTCGGGCTTTTGTTAATGAGGGCTAGGGAATTGGGGGCCGATTATATTGCCACTGGTCACTATGCGCGGATAAGGTATGATGAGAATAGGGGAAGGTATTTGCTGAAAAGGGCCGAAGATCGGCGAAAAGACCAGACTTATGTCCTCTATGGTCTCTCACAGGAGCAGCTGGCATCCACCCTCATGCCGTTGGGAGATTTCACCAAGGACAGGACCCGCAGGTTAGCTGCGGAGCTTGGATTTGACTGGGTGGCGAGAAAATCCGAAAGCCAGGAAATCTGCTTCATCCCTGATGATGACTACAGGAGATTTCTCGAGACTTATTCTCCAGGAGTCGCAAGGCCGGGGCGGATTGTGGACTCGAGCGGAAAGGTGCTCGGCATTCATCGCGGTATCGGGTTTTACACGATAGGCCAGCGTAAAGGCCTTGGTATTACTGCCAGTGAGCCTCTTTACGTGATTGACATCGACGCTGCTACAAATACACTTATCGTGGGCACGGTTCGAGAGGCGTTTTCTGAGGGGCTCATTGCCACCCAGGTCAACTGGATAGCTATTTCCGAGCTCAATGCGCCACTCCGCGCAGAGGTCAAAATCCGCTATACCGCGGAGCCTGTTTGGGCCATCGTATCCCCATATGCCGACCTCCCGGCGGATAGTGGCAATCGGGATTCTGAAGGGCATCATACACATCGGATAAAAGTCACCTTTGAGGAACCTCAACGGTCAGTTACAGCCGGCCAGTCCGCTGTCCTATATTCGGGCGATGTTGTGCTCGGCGGAGGAATCATCGAAAAGAGACTCTGA
- a CDS encoding replication-associated recombination protein A, whose product MKGEHGSEATVSKPRQNLDLPLAARLRPRTLDEFIGQEHVIGDGKPLRRAIEQDRLSSLILYGPPGCGKTTLARVIANTTRCEFIQINAVTAGVADIRRVVETAGKFKSALGRRTILFIDEIHRFNKSQQDALLPAVEDGTVILIGATTENPFFEVNPPLVSRSRIIQLRQLTDDEVLKILRIALEDPERGLGGMKISVDDETLIYMAQVANGDARVALNALELAANTAIPDADGVRKLTIEIIQDAVQRRSIIYDRAGDAHYDTASAFIKSIRGGDPDAAIYWLARMIEAGEDPRFVARRLVISAAEDIGLADPQALVIAMAAANAADFVGWPEARIPLAMATIYLASAPKSNSAYLAIEKAQADVRNQRLEPVPIHLRDSSYKGAARLGHGKGYLYPHDYPGHYVPQQYLPDNLVGKIYYEPQENSSEMAIKERLLRTSREARKEV is encoded by the coding sequence ATAAAGGGTGAGCATGGAAGTGAGGCCACCGTTAGCAAGCCCAGGCAGAATCTTGATCTCCCGCTCGCTGCAAGGTTGCGTCCAAGGACTCTCGACGAATTTATAGGTCAGGAACATGTCATCGGCGACGGAAAACCTCTTCGCCGCGCCATTGAGCAGGACAGGCTGTCTTCCCTCATCCTCTACGGGCCCCCAGGTTGCGGTAAGACTACTCTCGCGAGAGTCATTGCCAATACCACCAGGTGTGAATTCATACAGATCAACGCGGTGACGGCTGGGGTCGCAGATATCAGGCGAGTCGTGGAGACCGCAGGCAAATTCAAGTCGGCTCTTGGAAGGCGCACAATTCTGTTCATAGATGAGATCCACAGATTCAACAAATCTCAGCAGGATGCCCTCCTGCCCGCAGTGGAGGATGGGACCGTGATCCTCATCGGCGCCACTACCGAAAATCCTTTCTTTGAGGTAAATCCTCCTCTCGTCTCGCGTTCGCGTATCATCCAGTTGAGGCAACTGACTGATGACGAGGTATTGAAGATCCTCAGAATTGCGCTGGAGGATCCAGAGCGTGGTCTCGGTGGCATGAAGATCAGTGTCGACGATGAAACGCTTATCTATATGGCCCAGGTGGCAAACGGAGACGCGAGGGTGGCCTTGAATGCTCTGGAATTAGCGGCCAATACGGCGATACCTGACGCGGACGGGGTAAGAAAGTTGACCATTGAGATAATACAAGATGCCGTGCAGCGAAGATCGATCATCTATGATCGAGCCGGAGATGCCCATTATGATACAGCTTCTGCATTCATCAAGAGCATCAGAGGGGGAGATCCCGACGCGGCCATTTACTGGTTAGCCAGGATGATCGAGGCGGGGGAAGATCCCAGGTTCGTGGCGCGGAGGCTTGTCATTTCGGCCGCCGAAGACATTGGTCTTGCTGACCCGCAGGCTCTGGTCATCGCGATGGCGGCGGCCAATGCTGCTGATTTCGTTGGGTGGCCAGAGGCAAGGATACCACTGGCGATGGCCACCATATACCTCGCCTCAGCTCCAAAGAGCAATTCCGCTTATCTTGCCATAGAAAAGGCTCAGGCCGACGTGAGAAATCAACGTCTCGAACCAGTGCCCATTCATCTCAGGGATTCATCATATAAAGGGGCCGCCAGACTTGGCCATGGTAAGGGGTATCTCTACCCCCACGATTATCCCGGCCATTATGTCCCCCAGCAGTATCTTCCCGACAATCTTGTGGGTAAGATATATTATGAGCCTCAGGAGAATAGTTCAGAGATGGCTATCAAGGAAAGGTTGCTCCGCACATCGAGGGAAGCCCGAAAAGAGGTGTAG
- a CDS encoding tRNA threonylcarbamoyladenosine dehydratase: protein MGWLSRTALLIGEDGIRGLQKSRVIVFGLGGVGSFSAEALIRAGIGCLTIVDHDVIELSNLNRQLVATRSSLGIPKVEAMRERLQDINPGAQIIPIRSKVSCDNIHEFLEQKIDYVVDAIDDVNAKVAIIKACRDRDVPVVSAMGTGNRFDPTKFRVVDISDTHTCPLARAVRSLLRKAGILSGVKVVLSAEQPLKVVGRTPGSISFVPPVAGMVLASVVVRDLLGRDLPGGDQIESQPI from the coding sequence CTGGGGTGGCTTTCCCGGACGGCCCTTCTTATTGGCGAAGATGGAATCAGAGGACTGCAAAAAAGCAGAGTAATTGTCTTTGGATTAGGCGGCGTGGGTTCTTTTTCCGCGGAAGCCCTCATAAGAGCTGGCATTGGATGTCTCACCATCGTTGATCATGACGTCATCGAGCTTTCCAACCTGAATCGCCAGTTGGTCGCCACCAGGAGCAGCCTAGGTATCCCAAAGGTTGAAGCCATGAGAGAAAGGCTCCAAGATATCAACCCGGGCGCTCAAATCATTCCCATACGCAGCAAAGTATCATGTGATAATATCCATGAATTCCTGGAGCAGAAGATTGATTATGTGGTAGATGCTATTGATGACGTGAATGCCAAAGTCGCTATAATCAAAGCGTGCAGGGATAGGGATGTGCCGGTTGTTTCGGCCATGGGGACGGGAAATCGGTTTGATCCCACAAAGTTTCGTGTAGTAGATATTTCCGACACCCACACATGTCCCCTGGCCAGGGCCGTGAGATCCCTCTTGAGGAAGGCAGGTATCCTTTCAGGCGTTAAAGTGGTGCTTTCCGCTGAGCAGCCACTCAAGGTTGTAGGAAGGACCCCGGGGAGTATTTCATTTGTCCCTCCGGTGGCAGGAATGGTGCTTGCATCGGTGGTCGTGAGAGACCTCCTGGGGAGGGACCTGCCAGGTGGTGATCAAATTGAATCGCAGCCTATTTGA
- the aspS gene encoding aspartate--tRNA ligase, giving the protein MATSIRSAMCGTVNLSLVGEHITLAGWVHRKRDLGGLIFVDLRDRSGIVQIVFNPDEEPAAYKVAETLRGEYVIEVEGQVSARPEGTVNPDIPTGNVEIHANSIKVLNTSKTPPFYIVENVNADETLRLKYRYLDLRRPDMQRNLQLRHRVCMEIRKYLDQQGFWEIETPMLTRSTPEGARDYVVPSRVNPGRFYALPQSPQLFKQLLMAGGMDRYFQIVRCFRDEDLRADRQPEFTQLDIEMSFVTREDVMNLAEGLISSVIEAATGVKVHTPFPRMSYDTAMSRYGQDKPDIRFGMELEDISEVAAKGEFKVFRDAIAHGGRVKAIALKGGAAFTRKQLDDLGEFVKEFGAKGLAWIALDAPDGVIDAGEDAATDDCKKTQRNDALKVRSPIAKFLSPEQIAEINGICKAGPGDLILIVAGPVDVVNESLGRLRIYLAQNLGMIPEGKLAFVWVTEFPLLEYDEEEGRNVAVHHPFTSPVEGGLDLLATDPLSVKAQSYDLVLNGVELGGGSIRNHRRDTQEAIFDALGISRAEAEDKFGFLLEALDYGCPPHGGIAFGLDRFIMLLAERESIRDVIAFPKTQKGTCLLTGAPSEISRRQLDELHIRTM; this is encoded by the coding sequence ATGGCTACCAGCATCAGGTCCGCCATGTGTGGAACGGTAAATCTTTCCCTCGTCGGGGAACATATAACGCTAGCGGGTTGGGTCCATAGGAAGAGGGATCTCGGTGGATTGATTTTTGTAGACCTCCGCGATCGCTCAGGCATAGTCCAGATCGTATTCAACCCTGACGAGGAGCCGGCAGCTTACAAAGTTGCCGAGACACTTAGAGGGGAATATGTCATAGAGGTGGAGGGACAGGTCTCTGCGCGTCCGGAAGGGACTGTAAACCCTGACATTCCTACGGGGAATGTGGAAATACATGCGAATTCCATAAAAGTCCTGAATACCTCGAAGACTCCGCCCTTTTATATTGTAGAGAATGTGAATGCTGATGAAACGCTGCGTCTCAAATACCGGTACCTGGATTTGAGACGTCCTGATATGCAGAGGAATTTACAGCTTCGTCACAGGGTCTGCATGGAGATCAGGAAGTATTTGGATCAGCAGGGGTTTTGGGAGATCGAGACCCCTATGCTTACTCGTAGCACTCCAGAAGGGGCCAGGGACTATGTGGTTCCAAGCCGGGTGAATCCCGGCAGGTTTTATGCTCTCCCACAATCACCCCAGCTTTTCAAACAACTTTTGATGGCCGGGGGCATGGATAGATATTTTCAGATAGTCCGCTGCTTCCGTGACGAAGATTTAAGGGCTGATCGCCAGCCAGAGTTTACCCAGCTGGATATCGAGATGTCATTTGTCACCAGGGAAGATGTCATGAATTTGGCGGAGGGCCTCATATCGAGCGTAATCGAGGCAGCTACGGGGGTAAAGGTCCACACCCCGTTCCCGAGGATGAGCTATGATACTGCTATGTCCAGATATGGTCAGGATAAGCCCGACATCCGGTTTGGCATGGAGCTCGAGGATATCTCTGAAGTCGCCGCCAAAGGGGAGTTCAAGGTCTTCCGGGATGCCATAGCACATGGCGGACGGGTAAAAGCTATAGCCCTAAAAGGTGGCGCGGCCTTTACCAGGAAACAGCTCGATGATCTCGGGGAGTTTGTGAAAGAATTTGGAGCGAAGGGGCTCGCCTGGATCGCGCTGGATGCTCCTGATGGAGTTATCGACGCGGGAGAAGACGCTGCTACAGATGATTGTAAGAAAACACAGAGAAACGACGCGCTGAAGGTGAGGTCTCCAATAGCAAAGTTCCTGAGCCCAGAGCAAATAGCAGAGATCAATGGTATATGCAAGGCAGGCCCGGGTGATCTGATCCTGATCGTGGCGGGGCCTGTTGATGTGGTAAATGAATCTCTTGGCAGGCTCAGAATATATCTGGCCCAAAACCTGGGCATGATACCTGAGGGGAAGCTCGCTTTTGTGTGGGTGACAGAATTCCCTCTCCTTGAATATGACGAAGAAGAAGGAAGGAATGTGGCTGTCCACCATCCTTTCACTTCCCCCGTGGAAGGTGGTCTTGACCTCCTCGCCACAGACCCTTTGTCGGTGAAGGCACAGTCCTATGACCTCGTGCTAAATGGGGTGGAGCTTGGGGGAGGTTCAATCCGGAATCATAGGCGAGACACCCAGGAAGCCATTTTTGATGCTCTCGGGATTTCCCGGGCTGAGGCAGAGGATAAGTTCGGGTTTCTCCTGGAGGCGCTCGACTACGGGTGTCCACCGCACGGTGGCATAGCCTTTGGCCTTGATCGGTTCATCATGCTCCTGGCGGAAAGGGAATCAATCCGCGATGTAATTGCTTTTCCAAAGACTCAGAAGGGCACTTGCCTTCTCACAGGAGCGCCTTCTGAAATTTCCCGGCGCCAACTAGATGAACTTCATATACGAACCATGTGA
- a CDS encoding histidine--tRNA ligase translates to MSVPDERQKEFKAPRGTRDILPAEIEPWRELERVCRSVMEAAGYLEIRTPIFEHTELFQRGIGETTDIVEKEMYTFLDRAGRSITLRPEGTASVVRSYLEHKMYALPQPIKVYYIGRMYRYERPQAGRYREFRQFGAEAIGAQDPAIDAELIDVFVEILSRMGLKDLEVHVNSIGCPECRPKYRDAIREGLEPVMGRLCEDCLRRLTRNPLRILDCKNPECRDLTKNVANIFDHLCDECRDHFQSFSRFLDISGIHYVVDPRIVRGLDYYTKTVFEVISRDLGAQDAVGGGGRYDGLVEECGGSPTPGAGFAAGMDRIIQLMTARKAPDEGVSGPDVFIAALGDDARLIAFKAAIDLRRAGVSADIDHMGRSLRAQMKFADRGKFRYVVILGEDEIAANEATIREMATGAQTRVSFDGLVEALIGRCLRS, encoded by the coding sequence GTGAGTGTCCCAGATGAACGCCAGAAAGAATTCAAGGCGCCGCGAGGTACGAGGGATATTCTGCCGGCTGAGATTGAACCTTGGCGCGAGTTGGAAAGGGTTTGCCGTAGTGTTATGGAGGCCGCAGGATACTTGGAGATCCGGACGCCTATCTTCGAGCATACTGAATTGTTTCAAAGAGGTATAGGGGAGACCACGGATATAGTCGAGAAAGAGATGTACACCTTCCTCGATAGGGCGGGGCGGAGCATCACGCTGAGACCGGAAGGAACGGCTTCTGTAGTGAGGTCATACCTCGAACATAAGATGTATGCTCTGCCCCAGCCAATAAAGGTTTATTATATCGGCAGGATGTACAGATATGAACGGCCGCAAGCTGGAAGGTATAGAGAATTTCGACAGTTCGGAGCCGAGGCCATCGGGGCACAGGATCCAGCCATCGACGCCGAGCTGATAGATGTTTTCGTCGAGATTTTGTCTAGAATGGGCCTCAAGGATTTGGAAGTTCATGTGAACTCCATTGGTTGCCCTGAATGCCGGCCGAAATATCGAGATGCAATCAGAGAGGGCCTGGAACCCGTAATGGGCAGGCTATGTGAAGACTGTCTGCGGCGTCTCACAAGAAATCCCCTGAGGATCCTGGACTGCAAGAATCCAGAATGCCGGGACCTTACAAAAAACGTTGCGAATATCTTTGACCATCTGTGCGATGAGTGCAGGGATCACTTCCAATCTTTTAGCAGATTCCTGGACATATCCGGGATTCATTATGTTGTTGATCCAAGGATCGTAAGAGGGCTTGATTATTACACCAAGACGGTGTTTGAGGTGATCTCACGGGATCTTGGGGCTCAGGATGCTGTCGGTGGCGGCGGGCGATATGATGGCCTGGTGGAGGAGTGTGGGGGATCCCCTACACCTGGCGCAGGGTTTGCCGCCGGGATGGACAGGATCATCCAGCTCATGACTGCGCGGAAAGCCCCCGACGAGGGCGTCTCTGGCCCTGATGTATTCATCGCGGCCCTTGGTGATGATGCCAGGCTTATAGCGTTCAAGGCAGCGATTGATCTGCGGAGAGCAGGGGTTTCCGCCGACATCGATCATATGGGAAGAAGCCTGAGAGCACAGATGAAATTCGCAGATAGAGGGAAGTTCAGGTATGTGGTGATCCTGGGAGAGGACGAGATCGCAGCAAATGAGGCCACTATCAGAGAGATGGCAACTGGAGCGCAGACGCGTGTTTCCTTCGATGGACTAGTGGAAGCATTAATAGGAAGATGCCTCAGGAGTTGA
- a CDS encoding tetratricopeptide repeat protein has translation MFRGFSKKTKSRVATGIISFIIVTFVGSLLYTGIRLGSRHPVEGEGSAIAIVNGQPISRVDFENLYRNTLLSQREQGATISLDMYGPIRSAVLDQMITRSLLNDAARRDRIKVPAKEVRAKLDEQKKQFASEKEFNAALARAGITVPQLTQAIREQLTLDALIEKVKGKAVVSDEAVAKAYQEKYKKEPKGPEFDKAKEGLRKELLTEAQAKELDRWFRDLKAKADIKVNDRQIEGFMNLQKGDIDKAIASFQSAVNGDPENAEYHLNLGLAYERKNDLDSAIRNYEQAVKLAPDDPYVHFYLGEAYRRTGKPDLAAAELKKASDLSYTDMLLHFRIQSAYRAMGRDADVKAETSKIQEIQKILERMQGSSSGQAPSSNASQSPSSNSTSSPSPASSPSSSTGRK, from the coding sequence TTGTTTAGAGGATTCAGTAAAAAAACCAAGTCGCGGGTGGCAACTGGCATCATATCATTCATTATCGTTACCTTCGTTGGGAGTCTCCTGTATACCGGGATCAGGTTAGGTAGCAGACATCCTGTAGAAGGAGAAGGAAGTGCTATAGCAATCGTAAACGGGCAGCCTATATCAAGGGTGGATTTTGAGAATCTATATCGTAATACCTTGCTCTCTCAGCGAGAACAGGGGGCCACCATTTCATTGGATATGTATGGTCCTATTCGTTCTGCCGTCCTGGATCAGATGATAACTAGATCACTATTGAATGATGCGGCGAGAAGGGACAGGATCAAGGTTCCTGCTAAGGAGGTAAGGGCAAAACTAGATGAACAGAAGAAGCAATTCGCCAGTGAAAAGGAATTCAACGCCGCCCTTGCAAGAGCCGGAATCACTGTGCCGCAGTTGACCCAAGCCATCCGGGAGCAGCTTACTCTTGACGCGTTGATCGAAAAGGTGAAGGGGAAGGCTGTGGTCTCCGACGAGGCCGTAGCCAAAGCATATCAAGAAAAATACAAGAAGGAACCTAAGGGGCCTGAATTTGACAAGGCCAAAGAAGGACTCAGGAAGGAGCTTCTGACTGAGGCCCAAGCCAAAGAGCTTGACAGATGGTTTAGAGACCTGAAGGCAAAGGCTGACATCAAAGTCAATGATAGGCAGATAGAAGGCTTCATGAACCTTCAGAAGGGTGATATTGATAAGGCGATAGCTTCTTTCCAATCTGCCGTAAATGGAGATCCTGAAAATGCTGAGTATCACCTGAATCTGGGCTTGGCCTATGAACGGAAGAACGACCTGGATTCTGCCATAAGAAATTACGAGCAGGCTGTAAAGCTCGCTCCGGATGATCCCTATGTCCATTTCTATCTTGGGGAGGCCTATCGCAGAACTGGTAAGCCGGATTTAGCAGCAGCGGAACTCAAGAAGGCATCTGATTTGTCTTACACTGATATGCTCCTGCACTTCCGGATTCAATCTGCCTATAGAGCCATGGGCAGGGATGCCGACGTGAAGGCTGAGACATCGAAGATCCAGGAGATCCAAAAGATCCTGGAGCGCATGCAAGGCTCAAGCTCAGGGCAGGCTCCGAGTTCGAATGCGAGCCAGTCTCCGAGTTCGAATTCGACTTCAAGCCCGAGCCCGGCTTCGAGCCCGAGTTCCAGCACAGGAAGGAAGTAG
- a CDS encoding D-tyrosyl-tRNA(Tyr) deacylase, whose product MRAVIQRVKCASVSIDSQITSSIQRGLVVLVGVGRDDRQEDADYLAEKTANIRIFADENGKMNLSALDLGAEVLVISQFTLYGDCRKGRRPGFSDAALPDHALALYEYYVERLRSLGLAVNTGEFGANMLVEIHNEGPVTILLDSKRLF is encoded by the coding sequence ATGAGAGCCGTAATTCAGCGCGTAAAATGCGCCAGTGTAAGTATTGATTCCCAGATCACATCGTCGATCCAGCGAGGACTCGTTGTACTGGTAGGCGTGGGACGAGACGATCGTCAGGAAGACGCGGATTATCTGGCGGAGAAAACAGCTAATATAAGGATTTTTGCAGATGAAAATGGGAAGATGAACCTTTCGGCTCTTGATCTCGGGGCCGAGGTTCTTGTTATTTCCCAATTCACTTTGTACGGAGACTGTCGCAAGGGGAGGCGCCCTGGATTTTCGGATGCCGCGCTTCCGGATCATGCCTTGGCGCTGTATGAATATTACGTGGAGAGATTGCGAAGTCTTGGTCTTGCGGTCAACACAGGGGAATTTGGCGCTAACATGCTTGTCGAGATTCACAACGAAGGACCTGTTACTATCCTCCTGGATAGTAAGAGGCTCTTTTAG
- a CDS encoding bifunctional (p)ppGpp synthetase/guanosine-3',5'-bis(diphosphate) 3'-pyrophosphohydrolase produces the protein MRAYWFAAKAHEGQYRDSGDSFIFHPLGVAEILAEMELDSTTIAAGLLHDVIEDTQTALDDIKAAFGDEIALLVDGVTKLSRFPFMTREQQQAENLRKMFLAMAKDIRVVLIRLADRLHNMRTLRHLPTERQKRISRETLEIFAPLAHRLGMWRVKWELEDLAFRYLQPGDYYSLVEKVAEKRRQREGYIEEAKSILAKQLAEVGIHAEIQGRAKHLYSIYEKMTKRGRSFEEIYDLIAIRAVVDTVKECYEVLGIVHNLWKPIPGRFKDYIAMPKSNMYQSLHTTVIGPAGEPLEVQIRTWEMHRTAEYGIAAHWRYKEGQRQDSEFERKIAWLRQLLEWQRDMRDSQEFIETLKIDLFEDEVFVFTPKGDVKSLPAGSTPVDFAYDVHTDIGSRCIGAKVNGKIVPLDYRLQNGDIVEILTSKVANGPSQDWLAFVKTSKARNKIRQWIKEGHRQEIIPRGRELLEREAKKQGIDGHDVLKEERLLDVAKRFGFLSSDDLLAAVGYSKLSPQQVITKILPLLPVPKEPEVLQPVPQLPRKAVSKGQGVKVDGMDNVLVRLSKCCNPVPGDPIVGYITRGRGVSIHRADCPNARLLIAAPERRVPVEWDLGSAASYPVEIEIDALDQVGLLSNIMSAVAEVKTNVSSMSAKTTPDGMAFVNMVLDIEDVEHMNNVMNRISRVKGVLDVHRAERSIRIAN, from the coding sequence ATGAGAGCGTACTGGTTCGCCGCGAAAGCGCATGAAGGACAGTACCGCGACTCGGGGGATTCTTTTATCTTTCATCCATTGGGTGTGGCGGAGATTCTCGCGGAAATGGAACTCGACTCTACAACTATTGCCGCTGGGCTGCTTCACGATGTCATCGAAGATACCCAGACTGCCTTGGACGATATCAAGGCCGCATTCGGCGATGAAATCGCCCTCCTGGTAGACGGGGTGACCAAACTCAGCAGGTTCCCGTTCATGACCAGAGAGCAGCAACAGGCTGAAAACCTTCGTAAGATGTTCCTGGCCATGGCTAAAGATATCAGGGTCGTACTCATAAGGCTGGCCGATAGGCTTCATAATATGCGTACCTTGCGCCATCTTCCCACAGAAAGACAGAAAAGGATCTCCAGGGAGACTCTGGAGATCTTTGCTCCCCTTGCCCACCGGCTTGGAATGTGGCGGGTCAAATGGGAGCTCGAGGACCTGGCCTTTAGATATTTGCAGCCCGGGGATTATTACAGCCTGGTCGAGAAGGTGGCGGAGAAGCGCAGGCAGCGCGAGGGATATATAGAAGAGGCTAAGTCGATACTGGCCAAGCAACTGGCAGAAGTGGGCATCCATGCCGAGATTCAGGGTCGCGCAAAGCATCTTTACAGCATCTATGAAAAGATGACGAAACGGGGACGCTCCTTTGAGGAAATCTATGACTTGATAGCTATAAGGGCGGTGGTAGATACTGTCAAGGAATGCTATGAGGTCCTGGGAATAGTGCATAATCTATGGAAGCCAATTCCTGGCAGGTTCAAAGACTATATTGCTATGCCGAAATCTAACATGTACCAGTCCCTCCATACTACAGTGATCGGTCCTGCTGGGGAACCATTGGAAGTCCAGATCCGCACATGGGAAATGCACAGGACTGCCGAATATGGTATTGCTGCCCATTGGAGGTATAAGGAAGGACAGCGCCAGGACAGCGAATTTGAGCGCAAGATCGCGTGGCTCAGGCAATTATTGGAATGGCAGAGGGATATGAGGGATAGCCAGGAATTCATCGAAACCCTCAAGATCGATCTATTCGAAGATGAGGTATTCGTCTTCACCCCTAAGGGCGATGTCAAAAGTTTGCCGGCCGGATCGACGCCTGTTGACTTCGCTTATGACGTTCATACTGACATTGGCAGTAGGTGCATAGGCGCGAAGGTAAATGGCAAGATCGTCCCTCTTGACTATAGGCTCCAAAATGGTGACATCGTGGAGATCTTGACGTCTAAGGTCGCAAATGGGCCGAGCCAGGACTGGCTGGCCTTTGTCAAGACATCAAAGGCCCGGAACAAGATACGACAATGGATCAAAGAGGGGCATCGTCAGGAGATAATACCCAGAGGCAGAGAACTCCTGGAAAGGGAAGCAAAGAAACAAGGTATCGATGGTCATGATGTGCTAAAAGAGGAAAGGCTCCTTGATGTAGCCAAGAGGTTCGGATTCCTATCGAGTGACGACCTGCTTGCCGCGGTGGGGTACAGCAAGCTCTCGCCGCAGCAGGTCATAACAAAGATCTTGCCGCTCTTGCCGGTGCCCAAGGAACCGGAGGTCCTTCAGCCGGTTCCCCAGCTGCCAAGGAAAGCAGTCAGCAAGGGCCAAGGGGTTAAGGTGGATGGGATGGATAACGTCCTCGTCCGGCTTTCCAAGTGCTGTAATCCGGTTCCCGGGGATCCCATCGTCGGCTATATCACCCGCGGCCGCGGAGTCTCCATCCATCGCGCGGATTGTCCCAACGCGAGGCTATTGATCGCTGCTCCTGAGCGCAGGGTACCGGTGGAATGGGATCTGGGCTCTGCGGCATCGTATCCGGTTGAGATCGAAATCGACGCGCTGGATCAGGTCGGTCTTCTGTCCAATATCATGAGCGCCGTGGCAGAGGTCAAGACGAACGTCAGCTCCATGAGCGCTAAGACAACCCCTGATGGCATGGCCTTCGTAAATATGGTGCTTGATATCGAAGATGTTGAGCATATGAACAATGTGATGAACCGTATCAGCCGCGTGAAGGGGGTCCTTGACGTACACAGGGCGGAGCGATCGATTCGGATTGCCAATTGA